Proteins encoded within one genomic window of Trichoderma asperellum chromosome 2, complete sequence:
- a CDS encoding uncharacterized protein (BUSCO:EOG092D2O0K): MKIPYNKVHVRGQILFAARGGAIHTFNLTDGTHISSWKHPDVDKVADSIKAINEAKAEAALEAEANTPATESDGPPAKRQKLGGENETAAVTAEAEASTPTAAQDDKPRSGHFDGRGKKGKGKAGKDIDNGKTRFARVPDRPVITHLTTSPDGSHLLAVSGHDKVVWVFTHDGNGQIEELSQRTMPKRPSAVAIGPDSQIICADKFGDVYALPLVIPADGSKTSASLSALPMPTKKAFKPTANPLTVHSKGNRIALLNQIKQAELLNESKDAAAADGPGFELNLLLGHVSMLTALVLGEKEGRKYILTADRDEHIRVSRYIPHAHIIENFCFGHKEFISDMVIPPSNKDILVSGGGDEYIFVWDWLAGKQLFKTSVLSLAQEIAPETTAVAVSSIYTLTYPSEDGPLTYILAICEE; encoded by the exons atGAAGATTCCTTATAACAAGGTCCATGTTCGAGGGCAAATCCTCTTTGCCGCTCGTGGAGGCGCAATTCATACCTTCAATCTCACAGACGGCACCCACATCTCATCATGGAAACACCCTGACGTCGATAAGGTTGCCGACTCAATAAAGGCCATCaacgaggccaaggctgaAGCTGCCCTAGAAGCAGAGGCAAACACCCCGGCAACTGAAAGTGACGGTCCGCCAGCCAAACGACAGAAGCTGGGTGGTGAGAATGAGACCGCCGCAGTGacagctgaggctgaggcatcTACACCCACAGCAGCCCAAGACGATAAGCCACGATCCGGCCATTTCGATGGCAGagggaagaagggcaaaggcAAGGCTGGGAAGGACATTGACAATGGCAAAACCCGTTTCGCTCGTGTACCTGACCGGCCCGTGATCACGCATCTGACGACTTCACCTGATGGAAGCCACCTGCTGGCCGTAAGTGGACATGACAAGGTCGTTTGGGTCTTTACACATGATGGAAATGGTCAAATCGAGGAACTCAGTCAGAG AACTATGCCTAAACGACCAAGTGCAGTCGCCATTGGACCTGATTCACAAATCATCTGCGCAGACAAGTTTGGCGATGTCTACGCCTTGCCTTTAGTCATCCCAGCTGATGGATCAAAAACCTCCGCGTCACTATCAGCCCTACCGATGCCAACCAAAAAGGCATTCAAGCCCACTGCAAACCCGCTCACGGTTCACTCCAAGGGCAATCGAATCGCCCTTCTCAACCAGATTAAGCAAGCTGAACTTCTCAACGAATCCAAAgacgctgccgctgccgatGGACCGGGCTTCGAACTCAATCTGCTACTCGGACACGTCTCTATGCTAACGGCCCTGGTTCTCGGAGAGAAGGAAGGACGCAAGTATATCCTCACTGCTGATAGAGATGAGCACATCAGAGTGTCTCGCTACATCCCCCACGCACATATTATCGAAAATTTCTGTTTCGGGCACAAGGAGTTCATCAGTGACATGGTCATTCCCCCCAGCAACAAAGACATCCTTGTCTCTGGCGGCGGTGACGAATACATCTTTGTTTGGGACTGGCTCGCCGGAAAGCAGCTCTTTAAGACAAGCGTCTTATCCCTCGCCCAAGAAATCGCCCCTGAGACTACAGCTGTTGCCGTCTCAAGCATCTATACTCTGACTTACCCCTCTGAAGATGGGCCGCTCACATATATACTAGCCATTTGCGAAGAGTAA